A window of the Lactuca sativa cultivar Salinas chromosome 7, Lsat_Salinas_v11, whole genome shotgun sequence genome harbors these coding sequences:
- the LOC128127306 gene encoding uncharacterized protein LOC128127306, whose translation MSTSPVKKFRGSMFHKLKPFKGSNSIPFFDIGSSGTQELPTLHAWTKDHPANQVIGNPNVGVQTPSAASVQNECHFSSFISMVKPKSLKAALENVNWITTMQEELAEFDKNEVWTPVPPPLDYPIVDSSMVADFAKLMVNRFQKSMNRELSFFLGLQVKQTNRRICIHQEKYILELIKKYLMDTYASAKQVVRLYVCNKFVCQISSQPKDVSSLGCETNIPIPQSGLQLERKSTSGGCQFLSGRFVSWSYKKKKCIAVSKTEAEYIVVASYTSQVMWMKSQIFDYGYHFQHILIYCDSQSAISISHNPIKHSMTKHIDIHYHFIKDHVLNGNIELIFVPSDDEIVDVFTKELDETKFNGFLNKMGMMRLDPQFFLET comes from the exons atgtcaacCTCTCCGGTTAAAAAGTTTAGGGGTAGCATGTTCCACAAGTTGAAACCATTTAAGGGGAGTAACTCAATCCCATTTTTTGATATTGGATCGTCTGGTACTCAAGAACTTCCAACGTTACATGCttggaccaaggatcatcctgCCAACCAAGTTATTGGAAACCCTAATGTTGGTGTTCAAACTCCATCTGCTGCAAGTGTTCAAAACGAATGTCATTTCTCATCATTTATATCCATGGTTAAACCCAAATCCCTTAAGGCAGCATTAGAGAATGTTAACTGGATTACAaccatgcaagaagaattagCAGAATTCGATAAAAATGAAGTATGGACTCCCGTGCCTCCTCCTTTAGATTACCCTATTGTTG ATTCATCAATGGTTGCTGACTTTGCAAAACTAATGGTAAATCGATTCCAAAAGAGCATGAATCGGGAGTTAAGCTTCTTTCTTGGTCTCCAAGTCAAACAGACTAACAGAAGGATTTGcattcaccaagagaagtacatttTGGAACTAATCAAAAAGTACTTAATGGACACCTATGCCTCAGCGAAG CAAGTCGTCAGACTTTATGTTTGCAACAAGTttgtgtgccagatttcaagtcaaccCAAAGATGTCTCATCTCTTGGCTGTGAAACAAATATTCcgatacctcaaag TGGTCTTCAACTTGAGAGAAAAAGCACATCAGGTGGCTGTCAATTTTTAAGTGGTCGTTTCGTCAGTTGGTCATACAAGAAAAAGAAATGCATTGCAGTCTCTAAaaccgaagcagaatacattgttgTTGCCAGCTATACCTCTCAAGTTATGTGGATGAAGTCTCAAATCTTTGATTATGGTTATCATTTTCAACACATTCTTatttattgtgattctcaaagtgccattTCCATTTCACACAATCCAATTAAACACTCCATGACGAAGCACATTGACATACATTACCATTTCATAAAAGACCATGTTTTAAATGGCaacattgaactcatttttgttccatctgacgatgaGATTGTTGATGTCTTCACTAAAGAATTAGACGAAACCAAGTTCAATGGTTTTTTGAACAAGATGGGCATGATGAGGCTAGATCCTCAGTTCTTTCTAGAGACTTGA